The segment CAGATGTACCCCAGCCCCGACAGGCGGCTCTCCACCCGCGCCAGCTCGGGCGACGTGTATCCGGAGTCCGTGGGCGCCGCAACCGAGGGTGGCGGCGGCGCATAGTGCTTGGGTGAGAGCGGAGCCAGGGCCTCGCTCAGAATCCGTCCCTCCATGTACCGCGGCACCGGTAGCCCCATGAGCGCCAGGGCAGTCGGGGCCAGGTCCCTCAGCGTGCCCGACACCGGTTCCGGGCGACAGGCAATCGCTGGGCCACAGGCGACAAGGGACCCATAGGGCCGGTGGAAGCCCTGCACGATCGGGGGCCTCAGGATGGGCGTGGGCTCGATCTCCCGCCCCTCGAAGCGCGTCCTCACCCCTTGCACCGGAGCATCCGCGTCGAACTGCACGTGCAGGTCGGCCATGATGTCAGCATGCGGGCCGTCGAACATTTCGTCGCGCCGCCATACCTGCGCCACGAGCGGCCGGCCCGTAGCAGTGTCGTGCAAGCCCACGAACATCTCGATGATGGCGTCTTCCAGTTCCTCCTGGGGTGCGCCCGGGGCGACCATGCCCAGCGGCTCGCGGCCCTGTAGGTTCAGCCAGACCTCGCCGCTAGGGTTCACCGTGTAGCTGAAGGCCCGACTGCGGGCGAAGTCTATCTGTGAGATATGCGACTGCGTGAACCCAAGCGACCAGGTGGCGGCGTCCAGAGGCCGGAAGCGACGGCGCAGGTGCCAGGGGATGCATCCGGCGACCGCGTTGCGCGCCCGTCGCCGCCAGCCGAGCGCCTGGGGTGGGGGCGCGGGCTGGCGGACCATGAGGCCCGCCTCCTCGAGGAGCGGCCGCAGATAGTCGGGCGCCTGCGGGTGGTCGCCCATGCCGTGGTCCGACACGATGAGCAGGTTGGCTCCCGGCGGCATGTGTTCGAGCATCTCGCCGAGGCGTCGGTCCACACGCTGGTAGACCTGCAGGATCGCTCCGGACAGCTCCTCGCCCAGGTCCGGGTCGCGCTCGTCGCGCCGACCCACCAGGTAATCCCAGAAGGCGTGGCCGGCGATGTCTGTCTCGCGGACGACCCCGAAGAACAGGTCGGCCTGCTCACGCGCGAGCAGGTAGTCGAAGAACTCGAAGTTCGTGTCCACGCTGTCGAGGAGGCCCTGGAGGATGTGGCGCTGACTGCGCGAATGCAGCAGGTCAACGGGCTCCAGCCAAAAGGCCGCGTTGTAGCGTCGCTGGAGATCGCGGGCGAGGGTGTCGGGGTAGGCGAAGCCGGGAGCGTGGGGAGACGGGGCCAGCCAGTCGGACACCTGCAGGCCGCGCACGGGGCGCACGGGGTAGCTCATCGGCACCCGGGCCGCAATGACGGTGCGCCCAGCCGCGCTCGCGGTCTCCCAGAAGGCAGGTAACGACCGGTCCAGAGCCGTCGGCAACCGCAGACGGTATTCGCCTGGCACCCGCTCCTGGAAGTTGTAGACGCCGTGGTGCGCGGGGCCGCAGCCGGTCGCGGCCGTGACCCACGCCGAAGACGTCAGTTGGTTGGGCGTCGACAGCAGACGACCGTGCGATCCCCGGCTCATGCACGAGGCGAGGGTAGGCAGATGCCCCTCCGCAGCCCAGCGCTGCAGGAGGGATGGTTCGAGACCGTCTAGGCCGATGATCCAGAGCGGATGATGATGGGCCGGCAAGGTGACACCTCGCGTCGTCCCCCAGCGCCTCCCGCCCCGAACAGGGCGGGCCCGATCTGTCACCAGCGGGGAACTTGGCGTGAGGCCCGGCGCAAGGTCACTTGCCTGCCGATACCACGACTGTGATCCTTGTCGCCTCGCCAGCGCTTACTGACAGGGAATGGAAGTACGTGCATAGCGACGAGGCGTGCTCCACCTATATTCCCCCTTTCTGGGGTCTCCGAAACCGGATTCTTGAGGAAAAAGATGGGGTCGTGTTGAGCCAATGCAGAGGCTACGGACGCAGGGGGGCGGCGAGGTCGTCGGTGGTGGCCAGCTTCCAGGTCTTGCCGCCGTCCGCCGACATGACGAGGGCGCGGTTGTGGTACAGGTCCGGCCAGTCTTCCTGGTACACATCGTTCGTCCAGTGGCTGTAGGAGAGGAACAGGCGTCCGCGCCGGTCTATCGTCAGCTTGTGGTAGTAGATCGAGTAGCCGGGCACGGGCGGCACGACCATGGGCTGCGCCGGCCCCCAGGGACCTTCCTTGGGTTTGCTCTGGACTGACAGGGCCGCGTAGATCTGATCGGGGTGGAACGGGTCCGCGTTGCGCCGCCACTGGCGGTAGGCGATGTACAGCGTGTCGTCGGGGCCGCAGACGAGCGAGCAGTAGGTTTGGCGTCCCTGCCCCTGCGGGCCCGTCTTGTCGTCTACGTAGCCGGCCGACAGCACCGGCTCCGGCTTCGTCCAGGCGCTGGCGTCGTTGGGGCGCAGCGACCGCACGTACTGGAAGGGCTGGCCGTGCGAGCCGAGGATGACGTGGATGTACCCCTGGCTGTCCTGGCAGATGGCGGGGACATTGTGGACGTCATTGACCGGCGGCGCGTACCCCAGGAGCACCTTCTCGCTGACCTTGCCCGTCGCCTGATCGTACGTGGCTACGTACGTCGGCACCCCCGGCGCGTCGTCGGGCGCGATCTCCCCCCACACGATGTGGGTCTTGCCGTCGCGGGTGGACGTCGAGGCGGGGCCGCCGGAGTGCTGGCACGACCCCACGCAGTTCTCCGCCACCTTGACCGGGTCGCCGAGCACGATCCTGCCGCCCTGCAGACGGGGTAGGTACAGGAACAGGTCGTGGTAGGCTGCGAACGTTGCCGGGTGTTCCTTGACGAACACATACGCCAGAACCGGCGGGGTCTGTTGCAGCGCGTTGTGGCCCGTGAACTGCTCGATGTCGAAGGCCGAGCCGGGCACCTCGGCGACCTGCCACGAGCGCCCCATGTCCGGCGTGGCCAGCAGCAGGAGGCGGTTGCCACCCTCGATGCCGATACGCAGCATGGTGTGGGCCCAGCCGGCGCCGTCGAAGGCCACCTTGGCGCCCAGGAAGCCGGACGCACCGTACATGCCCTTGTACGTGGGATAGGCGGCCTTGATCGCGTCCATGAAGGAGCGCTCGACGAAGCGCCCGTTCTCGAGCACCTGCAGGCCCGTGGACAGTGTGCGGTGCTCGGTGCGCTGGCGCATCACGGGGCTGTTGTGCAGGTCGAAGTACACCTCATTGGGCTCGAAGTCCGGGGCGTAGCCGAACTGGAAGCTCTCGTGCTCGTACGGCTGGAGGGCGATGGGGAGGGCGAGACTGCGCCCTACGGGGGACGCGCCAACGCGCACCTCCACTCCGGCGCTGGTGATGACCGCCGGGTTGGCCACAGCCTGCGCCGTAACGGTGACCGGGAACACTGCTCCGGCCTTGGCTTGTGGCGCCAGCGTGACCTGCAGCGTCACGGCACACTTGTCGCCCGGCTTGACCGTCACGGGCAGTGACGGCCCGGCAACGCTCACCTTGACCTCGGGCGGAGCCGACGCGCGGACGGCGAAGGCTGCCTCGGCGGCAGTGCTGTTGCGCAGGGCGACGGTGACGGCGGTGCTGCCGCCCGGCTGCAGGTAGCGGGCCTGGCGGTACGGGACCAGCATCCAGCGGGTTGCAGACGCCTCGAACCAGGCGCTGGTGTCGAGTGTCCACAGGAACGCCTTGCTGGGGACGATCTTCACGTGCATGTGCGCGATGTCGAGCCGCCACAGGCCGGTGCGCTCCCCGGCGGGCGCCTCGAAGACATCATCCACCCCGGTCTTGCCCAGGTCGAACGTCTTCAGCGTCTGTTGCCTGTCGTCGAGCAGGGGCATCTGCTGACGGCCGGGGTCGTGCAGCGCCTGGGCCTTGATCGTGAACTTGTCGGCCGGTGGCGCGAAGAGCAGCCGCCCGGCGATGGCCCCGTCGTTGAGCGTGATGTCGCCCTGCACGACGGCCCCCGGCGCGTTCGTGTCCAGGCCCCAGACACAGTCGCCGCTGCCGCTGATCTGCAGCCGGTAGACGCCGGGGGCTGCATCCGGCAGCTTGACCTCGGCGGACTGCAAGGCCTCCGCGGCCTTCCCGCGCGGCTGGGCGCCATCGGGCAGGTCCAGAGTGGCGACCATCCGTCGCTGCGGGTCATAGAGGGCGGCGTGTAGCGTGTCCTCGCCCTCGTAGATGTTCAGGTCGCGCTTGTAGAGCTTGAGTTGGAGCGCCCCCGCGTCCACGCGCAGCCATACGCCGTGCCCCCCGCGCACGACCGGCGGCAGTGTGGCCGCCACCGCGAAGGACGACAGCACCACCCCCAGGGTCAGGCAGACAACTGCTGTGGCTCGCATCGCAGGCTCCTGTTCTCTACTGTGGCGTGATGACCAGGGCCGTGGCCTCGGCGGGTCCGAGCTTGATCGGCAGGACGAACTTGCCCTGCTTGCTCAGGGTCTCGGCGACGCCGCCAGGCGTCATGCGCTCGATCCTCACCTGCGCGGTGGACTTCAGCCCATAGGCGGTGGGCTCGAAGCGCAGCGTGAGCGTCCGGTCCTGCTTGGGCAAGTTGACCAGCGCGATGAGCAGGCGACCGTCCTCCAGCCGCCAGGCCGTGGCCCATAGTTCGGGGGTGTGGATCGCGATGAGCGTGTTCCCCCACTGACGCCACGGGGTCTCCAGTGTGGGGATCGGCTCGGCGAACGCCGGCGGGGCGGCCATCTGCCCGTGGACGAAGAACTCGTTGACGCGCTGGCGCAATTGGGCGACGTCGCGCAGCCATCTGGTCGCCTGCTCGTTCTTGACGATGTTGGGGTCGCTCCACCACAGCTGTGCTCCGAACGCGAAGAGCTTGCCCTGCCGCACGGCCATCAGCGTCAGGTCCTGCCAGTCCGAGTTCGCCATGTACGTCCCGAACATGAGGATCTTGCCGCCATACACGGCCGGGAAGAGCGGCACGTCGTAGTCCGAGTTGTCATTGCACATCAGGTAGGCATCGAAGTACTTCGCATACGACTCGGCGTTGGACTCGGTGGTCAGCATCTTGTCGGGGTTGACGCGCGCGATCTCCTGCTGCAGGGCCCCGAGCATCTTCCAGTAACCGTCCACCCACCAGTGGCCTCCCGCCAGCGGGTGGCCGTGGCTCTTGTCGTAGCACAGCACGGCATGGGCGGCCGCCACCTGGTCTATGTAGACGGCATCCACGCCCTCTTCGCTCACGAGCTTCAGCACGATCTCCCGCACCTTGTCCTGCCAGTACGCCGTGTGGACGCACATCGGGGCCAACTCCTGCTTGGAGCCGTAGACCTCGATGTAGGGCTTGCCGTCCTCGCGCTTGGTGGCGTACTTGAAGGCCTCCGCCTTGAAGTCCTCAGTGTCAGTGTCCCACAGGCGGCCGTTGATGTACGGCATGACGCGAATCCCGGCCTGCTGCAGCTCCCGGACGCCCTCGCGGAAGCCGGGCTTGGTCGGGAAGTAGTGCGGGTAGTCGTTGTCAAACGGGATCTGGTGCCAGTTGTACCAGTGGATGGCCGTGGGGGTGCCCATCGCCTCGGCGAAGGCCTTGGTCTGCGGCACGGTCTTGTCCGCGTAGCCCGCGCCCCACTCCACCCAGGTCTGGATCTTCGTCAGCCATGTCGGGTAGTCCGAGCGGGAGAACTTGCCCGGCTCCGGCCACCACGGGGCGTTGCGGTCGAGCCAGCGGCGGTACAGGCGGCAGGCCGGGAAGTAGCCCCCGTCCACGACCGCGAGGACGAACTCGCCGGGCACGGTGAAGTTGTTGCCGGGCACGGTAGCGTTCGACGCCGGGACGATGATGCTCAGCGGCGTCCGCGGCTCCCCGGCCGTGCCCTGGGTGTCCAGGAACTTCGTGGACGCCGTCGCGTCGTGGGCGCCCACGTACAGGCCGCTGGCGCCGTCCGTGACGGCCATCCACTGCATGGCGCAGTTGCCGCTGGGGTAGTTGCCCCGGTAGCGGGTGCCGTTGAGCGTGGGGTAGGCGCGCCCGAAGCCGTTGGGCAGCAGCAGCCGGTCATCGCCCGGATCGCCGCCCAGGGCGCCGACTTCCACCACGGGTGACGTGACGCTCAGCAGGCTCCAGCCGGACGGTACTCTGTTCACCGCCAGCGACCAGGAGAGCCGGTCAGCGCCGAGCGTGGGCCGGATGACCACCTCCAGCCCCGGGAAGCTGTCGCGCTTGCAGCGGAAGCGCAGGTCGAGCGGCGCGGGCGGCAACTTCGGCGCCGTCGGCGGGAAGGGCTGCGGGACGGGCGCGGGGATCGCGAAGTCCATGCTGTCGAGGGTGCGCCTGGTCCCCTCGGCGTTGGCCAGCTCCAGACGGAACCACAGGGCCGGCGCCGACAGCAGTTCGCGCCCGTGGTCGAGGTCGTAGAGGCTGATGAGGTGGCTGTGGTCCGGCGCCGCGGCAAGGGCCAGACGCTGCCGGGCCGCCAGCAGCATGGAGCGGTCGCCCAGTGTCAGCGGCTCCCGCGCGTCCGCTTTGCGCACGAGAATCCCGTCTGCGGCCCGCTCCGCTTCGCTCAGCACGATGGCGTGCTGCCGCATCGCCCCTTCGAGCAGGGACAACATCCAGCCCAGGCGTGGTTGGGTCTGGCTGCGCTGGCGGATCGTCGCCACTTGCCCCAGCAGCTTCGCGGAGTAGACGGTGCCGCTGAGCAACGGCTGTCGGGCCTGCGCGGCGCTGGCGATGGCCCGGGCCGGGTCGTCGGCCGCGCCGATCCACAGGTCCAGGACAAAGGCCTCCGTGGACCTGTTCCAGCCCACCCACGGGCCGTGCAGGTAGCGCCCATAGTCGTTCTTGCCGTCGTAGATCCGGGGGAAGCCGAGCAGGGCGATGGCGTTCTTGCCGTCCACGAGCGCGCCCCACTGGGCACCCCCGTGGCTCTTGGCCTCGTCCTTGAACGGGGCCAGGGGCTCCGTGTCGCTGACATAGTGGGTGAACGAGTCGTCCTTGAAGAACAGCTCGAAGCAGTGCAGCTCGTTCCAGTCGAAGGTCTCATCCTGGGCGATGCTCGCCGTCAGGCGGATGTTGGGCAGGCCGGCGAAGTAGCTGTAGGTGTAGACGGCGCGGGCCTTGCCCGGCGGCTCCTTGGCGCCCTGGAGGTAACGGGCCTTGACCCGCATCTCTGCATACAGCGGCCCGGCGGCAGTGACGGTGACTTGTGGGGCCTTGTCATCCCCCAGGCGGAAGCCGCCCATCCCCGGCTGCTTGCTGTGCAGGCGGTCGTTGAGCTGGAAGCTGTCGAAGACCTTGCCGGTCTGCGGGAAGACGATCCGGGAGGGCAGGCCGCCGTTCTTGGCGGGATCGTGGGTGATGACGTAGGTGGCGTTGGTAATCGTCACAGCCTGGCCATCGCGGGTGACCTGTAGCGTCGCCTCCGTTGGCGTCGTCGGAGGCTTGACGGGGGCGAGACGGATGGTGCGTTCGCCCGCCGGCTGGGAGGGCAGCAGCAGTGCGATCTGCGCCTGCTGGCCGACGATGTCCAACTGCGCCGGGACGGCCCGCACTTGGTCACCGAGGCGCTCGGCCGCTCCGATCAGGCCGCTGCGAGGCTCCACGCCCCAGGCCCGGCGCGCATCCCCGAGCGGAACGGAGGCGATCACGGGAAGCACCGGGGCCGACACCCCCGAAGGCGCCTGCACACGCACGGCCAGGAACGGCTCCTGGGCGCAGGCGGCGGTGACGACGAGGAGCGCGAGGGCGGCGGGAGCCAGTCTCTGCATGGGGTCTTCTCCGTGCGGACGCGATGGCCCCATGTTCGCCCTCGCGGTGTGTAACGCCTGCCTCGCAGGTTGGCATCCGTCGAAGCGCGAACCTGATAGTGGCGCACACGCACGCCGCGACGCCGTGATCCTGGACGCCACCCAAGTCTCATCCCATAGGTGACACACCATGCGCACAGTGACCCTCGCCCTTTTGACTGCCCTGCTGGCCACCAGCCTCGCGCTGGCTGCCGACACCGACGGCGACGGCATCTCGGACGAGATCGAGACGCAACTGGGCCTGCTGCCCCAGGTCAAGCAGAACCTCGTGCTCATCCAGAGTAGTCCCGACCAGAAGCTCACCGACGAGCAGGCCAAGACGGCCGCGCCCGACATCCTCAGCCTCGAGGGCTGCCACGTCGGCGGCCAGCGGGTGCTGCTGAAGCTCACCTTCGCGCGCCCCGTGGACTTCATGGGCTGCACCTTCATCATCTATGCCGACCTGGACAACGACCCGAAGACCGGGCGCGTGGACCAGTACCACGGCGGCGTAGATACCATGTTCATCTTCGCTGACCGGAACCTCAGCTTCACCTTCTACGGCGGCCACGACAACGGCAACACCGGCGCCCGGATGGCCAGGGACGGCAATGTGCTCTACGTCGCCATTGACGCCCCCTTCAAGCAGGCGGC is part of the bacterium genome and harbors:
- a CDS encoding alkaline phosphatase family protein, giving the protein MPAHHHPLWIIGLDGLEPSLLQRWAAEGHLPTLASCMSRGSHGRLLSTPNQLTSSAWVTAATGCGPAHHGVYNFQERVPGEYRLRLPTALDRSLPAFWETASAAGRTVIAARVPMSYPVRPVRGLQVSDWLAPSPHAPGFAYPDTLARDLQRRYNAAFWLEPVDLLHSRSQRHILQGLLDSVDTNFEFFDYLLAREQADLFFGVVRETDIAGHAFWDYLVGRRDERDPDLGEELSGAILQVYQRVDRRLGEMLEHMPPGANLLIVSDHGMGDHPQAPDYLRPLLEEAGLMVRQPAPPPQALGWRRRARNAVAGCIPWHLRRRFRPLDAATWSLGFTQSHISQIDFARSRAFSYTVNPSGEVWLNLQGREPLGMVAPGAPQEELEDAIIEMFVGLHDTATGRPLVAQVWRRDEMFDGPHADIMADLHVQFDADAPVQGVRTRFEGREIEPTPILRPPIVQGFHRPYGSLVACGPAIACRPEPVSGTLRDLAPTALALMGLPVPRYMEGRILSEALAPLSPKHYAPPPPSVAAPTDSGYTSPELARVESRLSGLGYI
- a CDS encoding BNR repeat-containing protein — encoded protein: MRATAVVCLTLGVVLSSFAVAATLPPVVRGGHGVWLRVDAGALQLKLYKRDLNIYEGEDTLHAALYDPQRRMVATLDLPDGAQPRGKAAEALQSAEVKLPDAAPGVYRLQISGSGDCVWGLDTNAPGAVVQGDITLNDGAIAGRLLFAPPADKFTIKAQALHDPGRQQMPLLDDRQQTLKTFDLGKTGVDDVFEAPAGERTGLWRLDIAHMHVKIVPSKAFLWTLDTSAWFEASATRWMLVPYRQARYLQPGGSTAVTVALRNSTAAEAAFAVRASAPPEVKVSVAGPSLPVTVKPGDKCAVTLQVTLAPQAKAGAVFPVTVTAQAVANPAVITSAGVEVRVGASPVGRSLALPIALQPYEHESFQFGYAPDFEPNEVYFDLHNSPVMRQRTEHRTLSTGLQVLENGRFVERSFMDAIKAAYPTYKGMYGASGFLGAKVAFDGAGWAHTMLRIGIEGGNRLLLLATPDMGRSWQVAEVPGSAFDIEQFTGHNALQQTPPVLAYVFVKEHPATFAAYHDLFLYLPRLQGGRIVLGDPVKVAENCVGSCQHSGGPASTSTRDGKTHIVWGEIAPDDAPGVPTYVATYDQATGKVSEKVLLGYAPPVNDVHNVPAICQDSQGYIHVILGSHGQPFQYVRSLRPNDASAWTKPEPVLSAGYVDDKTGPQGQGRQTYCSLVCGPDDTLYIAYRQWRRNADPFHPDQIYAALSVQSKPKEGPWGPAQPMVVPPVPGYSIYYHKLTIDRRGRLFLSYSHWTNDVYQEDWPDLYHNRALVMSADGGKTWKLATTDDLAAPLRP
- a CDS encoding DUF6259 domain-containing protein, which translates into the protein MQRLAPAALALLVVTAACAQEPFLAVRVQAPSGVSAPVLPVIASVPLGDARRAWGVEPRSGLIGAAERLGDQVRAVPAQLDIVGQQAQIALLLPSQPAGERTIRLAPVKPPTTPTEATLQVTRDGQAVTITNATYVITHDPAKNGGLPSRIVFPQTGKVFDSFQLNDRLHSKQPGMGGFRLGDDKAPQVTVTAAGPLYAEMRVKARYLQGAKEPPGKARAVYTYSYFAGLPNIRLTASIAQDETFDWNELHCFELFFKDDSFTHYVSDTEPLAPFKDEAKSHGGAQWGALVDGKNAIALLGFPRIYDGKNDYGRYLHGPWVGWNRSTEAFVLDLWIGAADDPARAIASAAQARQPLLSGTVYSAKLLGQVATIRQRSQTQPRLGWMLSLLEGAMRQHAIVLSEAERAADGILVRKADAREPLTLGDRSMLLAARQRLALAAAPDHSHLISLYDLDHGRELLSAPALWFRLELANAEGTRRTLDSMDFAIPAPVPQPFPPTAPKLPPAPLDLRFRCKRDSFPGLEVVIRPTLGADRLSWSLAVNRVPSGWSLLSVTSPVVEVGALGGDPGDDRLLLPNGFGRAYPTLNGTRYRGNYPSGNCAMQWMAVTDGASGLYVGAHDATASTKFLDTQGTAGEPRTPLSIIVPASNATVPGNNFTVPGEFVLAVVDGGYFPACRLYRRWLDRNAPWWPEPGKFSRSDYPTWLTKIQTWVEWGAGYADKTVPQTKAFAEAMGTPTAIHWYNWHQIPFDNDYPHYFPTKPGFREGVRELQQAGIRVMPYINGRLWDTDTEDFKAEAFKYATKREDGKPYIEVYGSKQELAPMCVHTAYWQDKVREIVLKLVSEEGVDAVYIDQVAAAHAVLCYDKSHGHPLAGGHWWVDGYWKMLGALQQEIARVNPDKMLTTESNAESYAKYFDAYLMCNDNSDYDVPLFPAVYGGKILMFGTYMANSDWQDLTLMAVRQGKLFAFGAQLWWSDPNIVKNEQATRWLRDVAQLRQRVNEFFVHGQMAAPPAFAEPIPTLETPWRQWGNTLIAIHTPELWATAWRLEDGRLLIALVNLPKQDRTLTLRFEPTAYGLKSTAQVRIERMTPGGVAETLSKQGKFVLPIKLGPAEATALVITPQ